Sequence from the Christiangramia fulva genome:
AAGAGAAAGTGAATTTTTCAGTTTTTGCCTGTTATGCCAGTTGTAAATAAAAGTTTTGCCCTTTTCTTCATGATCTTTTCGGTGTTCATCGAGTTCTTCGGCAGTGTCAAACGCATAATAGGCTTTTCCTGTATCTATAAGTTTTTCGGCATATTTTTTATAGATGTCTTTGCGTTCGCTTTGACGGTATGGCCCATGATCTTTTTCTTTTCCCGGCCCTTCATCATAAGAAATTCCGCACCAGTTTAAAGATTCAATGATGTAGTCTTCGGCGCCCTCGACATATCTGTTCTGGTCAGTATCTTCTATGCGAAGAATAAAATCGCCATTGTGTTTTTTTGCGAATAAATAGTTATACAAAGCTGTTCTTACACCACCTATATGTAAAGGTCCCGTTGGACTGGGAGCAAATCGCACACGTACTTTCGAAGACATATCTATTAAATTTTTATGCGCAAAGATACAACCTTCTTTATGCAATCCTAAACCGCTTGCCGATCATCTGGAAGAGCTTCAAATTTTATTGTATTTTTATTGAAATTACCGTGAAAGAGATGGAGAATTTTGAGAGGGTACATGAAAAACTGGAGGCTTTTATCCGTAAGTATTACCTCGACCGTATACTTAAAGGCAGCTTGTTATTTCTTGCCATAGGCTTACTTTATTTTCTATTTATAAGTTTTGTTGAATATTTTTTCTGGCTTTCAACCACAGGCCGGATGATCCTGTTCTGGTCATTCATTGGCATTGAATTTTTTCTTCTTTTTTATTTTATGGGAATTCCTTTGCTGAAATTACTGAAGCTTTCAAAAGGATTGGATCCTTACAAAGCTTCTGAACTCATAGGGAGGCATTTTCCGGAGGTAAATGATAAATTGAAGAACCTGCTTCAACTTAAGGATGAAAATGCCAAAACCGAGCTTATTTTAGCCAGTATTGATCAGCGGTCCTCGCGGCTTCTTCACATTCCTTTTTCAAACGCTATAGATATCAAGAAAAAAAGGAGGGAAGCAGGTTTTCTTGTTTTCCCAGTTCTGATTTTCCTTGCCTTGTTTGTAGCCGGGCAGGCTGATTCTCTTTTTGGTAGCTTTCATCGAATTCAGGACTATTCCACAGTTTACCTCAAACCGGCTCCCTTTCAATTTCTTGTGATTAACGATAAACTCACTACCAGAGAAGGGGAAGATTATAAACTTCAGGTTAAAGTTATGGGCGATATTCTGCCCGGGGAGGTGAAAATATTTCAGAAGAATTCACAAAATTTAATGAAACAAATTTCCCCAGGAAATTTCGAATATACTTTCGTGAACCCACAAAAAAATATTCCATTCAGAATTGTAAGCGGAGATGTTTCTTCTGAAAGCAAAAATTTACGGGTACTTAAGGTTCCGAAATTGCTGGATTTTGAGATGGAAATGGATTATCCGTCATATACGGGACTGAAGGATGAAAAATTGAAAGGATCGGGAAATTATTCCATACCCGAGGGTACAAGGGTATCCTGGAATTTCAAAAGTAAAAACGCGGGGAAAATTAATTTTTCAACGGGAGATTCAATTTACAATCTTTTAGTAAGAAATGATCGGGCTTTTCTTCAAAAACAGGTAAAGAGGGATCTGGATTATGCTGTGAGTTCATCAAACCAGGAAATTCAAAATTTCGAACCTCTTTCCTATAAACTGAAGGTGATAAAAGACGAATATCCGCAAATTGAAGTAGAATCTAAACGCGATAGTTTAAATGCTGATATTCAATATTTTAAGGGCGATTTAACCGATGATTACGGGCTTTCTAAATTAGAACTGGTCTATTATCCCGAAAATTCTGAAAATGAAAGTCAAGTTATTTCACTTGGAATTAATAAGGGCTCTTTTGCTGAATTTCATTATAGTTTTCCTGGGGATTTAACGCTTGAAAAGGGTACGAATTATTATTTCTTCTTTCGGGTTTATGATAATGATGCCGTGAATGGTGGGAAAGCTTCAAAATCGGAAGTATTTTCTTTTTATAAAAAGACCGATGAGGAGATGGCTTCTGAAAATCTCCAGGAGCAAAAGGAGTCAATTCAGAATTTAAAAGAGAAATTACAGGATTTTGAGGAATCTGATAAGCAGTTGGAAGAATTTTCTCGTCTGGAGAAAGAAAAGGAAAATCTTAATTACAACGATCGAAAGCGATTTGAGGATTTTCTGAAGCGCCAGAAGCAACAGAACAGGATGATGGAAAAATTTTCAGAAAAATTGGAAAAGGATATTTCAAAACTTGAGGATGAAGTGGTGACCCCGTTGGAAAAAGAATTGAAGGAACGGCTCAAAAAAAATGAAGGGCGGCTGAAAGAAAATGAGGAGCTGCTGAAGGAACTTCAGGAATATTCTGAAAAAATTCAAAAGGAAGACTTGGGTTCAAAGCTTGAAAAACTTTCCAAACAAAATAGGAATAACCAGCGTAATCTTGAACAAATCCTGGAGCTAACAAAGCAATATTATGTAGAGGAAAAGAAGCAAAAATTGGCACGTGATCTTGAAAAGCTTTCTGAAAAACAAGAAAATCTTTCTGAAGATGAACAAAATAATTCTGTAGAGGAACAGCAAAAATTGAATGAAGAATTCAAAGATTTTGAGAAGCAAATGGATGAACTTGAAAAAGAAAATGAGAATTTAAAACGTACAAAAGATCTGGGAAGAGAGGAAATAGATGAGGAGGAAATAGAGAAGCAACAGGAAAATGCCATTGAAAATTTAAAAAAAGGTGATAAGAATAATGCTACTCAATCACAAAAAAATGCTGCCAAAAACATGAAAAATATGAGTTCCCGAATGGGGCAAATGGCAATGCAGCAACAAATGCAGGAACTTCAGGCTGATGCCGCTACCTTGCGTCAAATTTTAGATAATTTATTAACCTTTTCTTTTGAACAGGAAGATTTATTGAACGCTTTTAAAAAGATTCAGCAGCGTAATCCCGACTATGCTTTAAAGTTGAAAATCCAGAGTAATCTTAGAGAGAACTTTCAGCATATCGATGACAGTTTGTTCAGTCTTGCTTTAAAAAATCCGATGATTGGTGAAAAAATAACCTCTGAGATTACCGATGTGCAATTTGATCTGCATAAGGCCGTTGAAAGGCTTTCGAAAAATGAAATTCCGCAGGGAAATGCGAGCCAGCAATATGTTATTACCGGCGCTAATGATCTTGCAAATATGTTAAGCAATATTCTTAATTCCATGGAACAAATGATGGCAAATCCGCAAGCAGGCAACGGCAAGGGAGATGAAGAATTACAATTGCCTGATATCATTCAAAAGCAGAAGCAACTAAATAAAAAAATGGAACAGGAAATAGAAGAGGGCAATCAACCCGCTAATGAAGAAGGGCAAAAAGGGAGTAAAAGGGAGGAAATGAATGGTGAACTTTATGAAATTTATAAACAACAACAGCTTTTGCGAATGCAGATGGAGGAAATTCGAAAAATGAATGGTCAGTCTGGAAATGGAGAGGCTGAAGATTTGATGAAAAAGATTGAAGATCAATTACTGGATAAAGGTTTCGATGAGAAGACACTTGAAAGAATGAAGCAATTGGAATACCAGTTATTAAAATATGAGAACGCCGAAAAAAGGCAGGGCATGGACAATAAAAGAAAATCTGAAACTAATCAGAAGGTCTTTAGGAATACACTTCAGGATCAAATTAATAGGGCGAAAGAATATTTTAATTCTGATGAGATTTTAAACAGGCAAATATTACCTTTGCGCCAAATTTATAAAGAGAAAGTAAAGGAATATTTTGGAACATCAGGTTAATTTTTTCAGTGAGACCAATTTTGTTTTGGAAAGGGAACAGGATTATGCAGAATGGATTGTTGCGGCGGTTAAATCTGAAAATAAATTAACCGGGGAGATCAATTATATCTTTTGCGACGACGAGTATCTTCATAATATCAATTTGCAATATTTAGACCATGATACTCTGACTGATATTATCAGTTTTGATAATACGGTAGGGGATACCTTACATGGTGACATCTATATCAGCATTGAAAGAATAAGAGAAAATGCGGGGGAATTCGGTGTTGATTTTAATGAAGAACTGAAACGTGTAATGATTCATGGTGTTTTACATTTTTGCGGATATAAGGATAAAACTGAAAGGGATAAGGAATTGATGCGACGCAAGGAAGAGGAAAAGATGAAAATGTTCCACGTGGAACAATGATAAAAAATTTGCTGAATGTTTGAAAAGAAATATGATGTTATAGTAGTTGGTGCGGGCCATGCTGGGAGTGAGGCTGCGGCTGCCGCTGCTAATATGGGTTCCAGCACACTTCTTATTACCATGAATTTGCAGAATATAGCTCAAATGAGTTGTAACCCTGCTATGGGCGGAATAGCTAAAGGTCAGATCGTTCGGGAAATTGATGCCATGGGCGGATATAGTGGTCTTGTTAGCGATTCCAGTGCTATCCAGTTTAAGATGCTGAATAAATCCAAGGGACCTGCCATGTGGAGTCCGCGTGTGCAAAGTGACCGTATGAGATTTGCTGAGGATTGGAGAATGCGTCTTGAGAAAACTCCGAATCTGGATTTTTACCAGGAAATGGTCGCGGGTCTAATTATTAAAAATGGCAAAATTAAAGGTGTCCGTACTTCGCTTGGTCTGGAGGTTTTAGCAGATACTGTAATTTGTACTAATGGTACATTTTTAAACGGACTTATACATATTGGTGATAAACAATTTGGTGGAGGAAGAGCCGGGGAAAGAGCAGCTACCGGGATTACAAAAGATCTTATTGAGGCTGGTTTTGAAGCCGGCAGAATGAAAACCGGAACTCCTCCCAGGGTTGATGGAAGGTCACTTGATTATTCCAAAATGATTGAGCAACCAGGAGATGAAAAGCCCGCTAAATTTTCCTTTTCTGATGAAACCAGGCCTTTAACTACACAACGATCCTGTTACATGACCTATACCTCAAATGAGGTTCATGAAATTTTAAAGGAAGGCTTTGACCGTTCTCCAATGTTCAATGGCAGAATTAAGAGTATTGGTCCGCGTTATTGCCCTTCGATCGAAGATAAAATTAATCGTTTTGCAGATAAGGATCGTCATCAGCTTTTTGTAGAACCTGAAGGTTGGAATACCGTTGAAGTTTACGTAAATGGTTTTTCAACTTCACTTCCTGAGGATATTCAATTTAAAGCTTTAAGATCGGTTGATGGTTTTGATAAAGTGAAATTTTTCAGACCTGGTTATGCCATTGAATATGATTATTTCCCTCCAACACAATTAAAGCATACGCTGGAGACAAAATTGGTAGAAGGTTTATATTTTGCTGGACAGATAAACGGGACTACCGGTTATGAAGAAGCCGCCTGTCAGGGATTAATGGCCGGTATAAACGCTGCTTTAAAAGTTCAGGTACGCGAAGAATTTATTCTAAAAAGAAACGAAGCTTATATAGGTGTTTTAATAGATGATCTTATTACAAAAGGAACACAGGAGCCATATCGAATGTTTACTTCGCGTGCTGAGTACAGAACTTTATTAAGGCAGGATAATGCTGATTTCAGGTTGACTGAAAAATCATTTAAGCTTGGTTTGGCTTCAGAAGAGCGCTTGCGAAAAATGGAAGAGAAGCGAGAAAAGGCCAATTCTTTTGTTGATTTTCTTAAAGATTTAAGCGTTGATCACAACGAAGCGAATGTGGTTTTAGAGGAAAAGAATTCTTCTCCCATGAAACAAAGTGATAAAGTTTTTAAGGTTTTTTCACGGCCGGAGATTAACATGGAAGATGTCAGGAGGTTTTCCGGAGTTGAGGAATATATCACCAGGAACGAACTCAATGAAGAGATGCTCGAACAAACAGAAATTCAAATAAAATATTCCGGGTATATTCAAAAAGAAAAGAATAATGCGGATAAACTAAATCGCCTTGAGGATATAAAAATCCCTCACAATTTTGATTATTCAAAAATCAAATCCATGTCATTTGAAGCACGGGAAAAACTTAAGAAGGTTCAGCCTACAAGTATTTCTCATGCATCACGAATTAGCGGGGTGAGTCCGAATGATATTTCCGTTTTACTTGTTTATATGGGTAGATAATATTTTATGTTCCACGTGGAACATCTGCATAGAACTTCAAGATTATTCTAAATTTGAAAAGTAAACCATCCGATAAAATTTATACCGACTTTCTCGTAAGCAATGAAGAATTCCGTTTAGAGCTATGGAAAAATGGAATTTTAAAAACCATTCCGGTACCTGAGAATTTAGGAGAATATTATAAAAGTGAAGATTATATTTCCCATACCGATAGGAAGGTAACTGTTCAGGAAAAAATATACCAGCTGATAAAAAGGTATATGCTGAATCAAAAAGCAGCCTGGATTGAAAAAGAAGTAAAAAAAGGAAAGCTTTTGGATTACGGATGCGGGACAGGAGATTTTGTCCAACACATGAATTCCCGCGGATGGAATAGTTTTGGAGTGGAACCCGATCATGATGCCAGGCAACTTGCTAAAGGAAAATCAGCGAATATTTTTTCTTCTGTGGAAGAAGTAAGGCAGGAAAAATTTTCAGTAATTACTCTCTGGCATGTTCTTGAACATGTTCCTGATTATTCTAAACTTCTTCAGGAG
This genomic interval carries:
- the ybeY gene encoding rRNA maturation RNase YbeY, which encodes MEHQVNFFSETNFVLEREQDYAEWIVAAVKSENKLTGEINYIFCDDEYLHNINLQYLDHDTLTDIISFDNTVGDTLHGDIYISIERIRENAGEFGVDFNEELKRVMIHGVLHFCGYKDKTERDKELMRRKEEEKMKMFHVEQ
- a CDS encoding DUF4175 family protein, whose amino-acid sequence is MENFERVHEKLEAFIRKYYLDRILKGSLLFLAIGLLYFLFISFVEYFFWLSTTGRMILFWSFIGIEFFLLFYFMGIPLLKLLKLSKGLDPYKASELIGRHFPEVNDKLKNLLQLKDENAKTELILASIDQRSSRLLHIPFSNAIDIKKKRREAGFLVFPVLIFLALFVAGQADSLFGSFHRIQDYSTVYLKPAPFQFLVINDKLTTREGEDYKLQVKVMGDILPGEVKIFQKNSQNLMKQISPGNFEYTFVNPQKNIPFRIVSGDVSSESKNLRVLKVPKLLDFEMEMDYPSYTGLKDEKLKGSGNYSIPEGTRVSWNFKSKNAGKINFSTGDSIYNLLVRNDRAFLQKQVKRDLDYAVSSSNQEIQNFEPLSYKLKVIKDEYPQIEVESKRDSLNADIQYFKGDLTDDYGLSKLELVYYPENSENESQVISLGINKGSFAEFHYSFPGDLTLEKGTNYYFFFRVYDNDAVNGGKASKSEVFSFYKKTDEEMASENLQEQKESIQNLKEKLQDFEESDKQLEEFSRLEKEKENLNYNDRKRFEDFLKRQKQQNRMMEKFSEKLEKDISKLEDEVVTPLEKELKERLKKNEGRLKENEELLKELQEYSEKIQKEDLGSKLEKLSKQNRNNQRNLEQILELTKQYYVEEKKQKLARDLEKLSEKQENLSEDEQNNSVEEQQKLNEEFKDFEKQMDELEKENENLKRTKDLGREEIDEEEIEKQQENAIENLKKGDKNNATQSQKNAAKNMKNMSSRMGQMAMQQQMQELQADAATLRQILDNLLTFSFEQEDLLNAFKKIQQRNPDYALKLKIQSNLRENFQHIDDSLFSLALKNPMIGEKITSEITDVQFDLHKAVERLSKNEIPQGNASQQYVITGANDLANMLSNILNSMEQMMANPQAGNGKGDEELQLPDIIQKQKQLNKKMEQEIEEGNQPANEEGQKGSKREEMNGELYEIYKQQQLLRMQMEEIRKMNGQSGNGEAEDLMKKIEDQLLDKGFDEKTLERMKQLEYQLLKYENAEKRQGMDNKRKSETNQKVFRNTLQDQINRAKEYFNSDEILNRQILPLRQIYKEKVKEYFGTSG
- a CDS encoding class I SAM-dependent methyltransferase; this encodes MKSKPSDKIYTDFLVSNEEFRLELWKNGILKTIPVPENLGEYYKSEDYISHTDRKVTVQEKIYQLIKRYMLNQKAAWIEKEVKKGKLLDYGCGTGDFVQHMNSRGWNSFGVEPDHDARQLAKGKSANIFSSVEEVRQEKFSVITLWHVLEHVPDYSKLLQELIQKLDKNGILVIAVPNHESFDAKYYQNFWAAWDVPRHLWHFSRRGVKEEIISQFPLKLVKEKPLIFDSFYVSLLSEKYKGNGTSFLNAIKIGLQSNLKAKTTGEYSSLAYFFQKL
- the mnmG gene encoding tRNA uridine-5-carboxymethylaminomethyl(34) synthesis enzyme MnmG, coding for MFEKKYDVIVVGAGHAGSEAAAAAANMGSSTLLITMNLQNIAQMSCNPAMGGIAKGQIVREIDAMGGYSGLVSDSSAIQFKMLNKSKGPAMWSPRVQSDRMRFAEDWRMRLEKTPNLDFYQEMVAGLIIKNGKIKGVRTSLGLEVLADTVICTNGTFLNGLIHIGDKQFGGGRAGERAATGITKDLIEAGFEAGRMKTGTPPRVDGRSLDYSKMIEQPGDEKPAKFSFSDETRPLTTQRSCYMTYTSNEVHEILKEGFDRSPMFNGRIKSIGPRYCPSIEDKINRFADKDRHQLFVEPEGWNTVEVYVNGFSTSLPEDIQFKALRSVDGFDKVKFFRPGYAIEYDYFPPTQLKHTLETKLVEGLYFAGQINGTTGYEEAACQGLMAGINAALKVQVREEFILKRNEAYIGVLIDDLITKGTQEPYRMFTSRAEYRTLLRQDNADFRLTEKSFKLGLASEERLRKMEEKREKANSFVDFLKDLSVDHNEANVVLEEKNSSPMKQSDKVFKVFSRPEINMEDVRRFSGVEEYITRNELNEEMLEQTEIQIKYSGYIQKEKNNADKLNRLEDIKIPHNFDYSKIKSMSFEAREKLKKVQPTSISHASRISGVSPNDISVLLVYMGR